The following proteins are co-located in the Leptospira weilii genome:
- a CDS encoding MarR family winged helix-turn-helix transcriptional regulator — MSTKDLFLENQICFPLYACSRALTSLYRPILDQLGLTYPQYLVLLILWRGDGCSVKEIGRKLYLDSGTLTPLLKRLEDSELVVRKRSEEDERSVRIFLSSKGKKLKEKAVNVPTKLLEILEIDKRSLTGLKNDLDRLLLILSEKTE; from the coding sequence ATGAGTACGAAAGATCTTTTTTTGGAAAATCAGATTTGCTTTCCTCTTTATGCTTGTTCTAGAGCGTTAACCTCCCTTTATCGCCCCATACTAGATCAATTGGGCTTAACGTATCCTCAGTATCTCGTTCTTTTGATATTATGGAGAGGGGATGGATGCAGTGTAAAAGAAATTGGGAGAAAATTGTATTTGGATTCTGGAACTTTGACCCCTTTACTGAAACGTCTGGAGGATTCCGAACTTGTTGTTAGAAAGCGTTCCGAAGAAGATGAACGTTCGGTGCGGATTTTTCTTTCCTCAAAAGGAAAGAAATTAAAAGAAAAAGCGGTTAATGTTCCGACCAAACTTCTTGAAATCTTAGAAATTGATAAAAGAAGTCTTACCGGTTTAAAAAATGATTTGGACCGGTTGTTACTTATTCTTTCTGAAAAAACCGAATGA
- a CDS encoding NAD-dependent epimerase/dehydratase family protein — translation MNDKGNFIKTVLVTGGSGSLGRILLPELVKNYRVVCIGRNLSSFSDSIRFHSNFVFYEVDLENDPEFSINEKPEFIIHLAGKVSGQAASLEEYKRGNELSTQKILRFASKNRTTKVLFSSSSSVYGFSNQPVTETSVLNGNTFYAISKIECESLVRKSKNPFVILRIASVYGPTSKSFLNKLLKLFQYGILLYSGNPNFKKSMVHSSDVVAIFLIILKKWNKASGKTFNVAYPRALSSKDIEILFLKLKPGKFFFRLKFKGLILFLFNLANGLLANVFKKKANLEYIQESSIVISDRIQKELGFQFKMDFEEGIQSVLNDTV, via the coding sequence ATGAATGATAAAGGGAACTTTATAAAAACCGTCCTAGTAACCGGCGGCAGCGGTTCTTTGGGTCGAATACTTCTTCCGGAATTAGTTAAAAATTACAGAGTAGTTTGTATCGGAAGAAATCTTTCCTCCTTTTCCGACTCGATTCGATTTCATTCCAATTTTGTTTTTTACGAGGTTGATCTGGAAAACGATCCGGAATTTTCCATCAACGAAAAACCGGAATTTATCATTCATCTTGCGGGAAAGGTAAGCGGCCAAGCGGCTTCTTTGGAAGAATACAAAAGAGGAAACGAACTTTCGACCCAGAAGATTCTTCGATTCGCTTCCAAAAATCGAACGACCAAAGTTTTATTTTCAAGTTCTTCCTCCGTCTACGGTTTTTCAAATCAACCCGTTACCGAAACTTCGGTGCTAAACGGAAATACTTTTTACGCGATTTCAAAAATAGAATGCGAATCCCTCGTGCGAAAATCCAAAAATCCTTTTGTGATTCTCAGAATCGCATCCGTTTACGGACCCACCAGTAAAAGCTTTCTGAACAAACTTTTAAAATTATTTCAATATGGAATTCTTCTCTATTCCGGAAATCCAAACTTTAAAAAATCTATGGTTCATTCTTCCGATGTTGTCGCAATTTTTTTAATTATATTAAAAAAATGGAATAAAGCATCCGGCAAAACATTCAACGTCGCGTACCCGAGAGCATTATCTTCAAAAGACATAGAAATTCTTTTTTTAAAATTGAAACCCGGAAAGTTTTTTTTCAGATTAAAATTTAAGGGTTTAATTTTATTTCTATTTAACTTAGCCAACGGTTTATTAGCCAATGTTTTTAAAAAGAAAGCCAACTTAGAATATATTCAAGAGTCTTCGATCGTAATTTCGGACCGTATTCAAAAAGAATTAGGTTTTCAATTTAAAATGGATTTCGAAGAAGGAATCCAAAGTGTTCTAAACGACACGGTTTAA
- a CDS encoding LIC13411 family adhesin: MTLSSATKKYNGSFLFFLFLSYLLISSINCATYFQNRKNDLKDIFTLGVETPGYGAGLRIGPLAAGFVFQGGESAPGKRDLGKGYGLRSGYFGLYRSQQLIFGILGSDTFFPLEAETQTSETEEASETISSETVEEFKNLENSKTPGDLVPEFLNERYNIKSQKLRYLSFYNIPIAERRKRKKEEFYKRFIEGQSFDRNDPAVQNALQTFNKRKDGYPKSFLYQIEVYLGIYGGLRIGFNPAELLDFLVGLAGLDLLEDDTAD, translated from the coding sequence GTGACTTTATCGAGTGCGACAAAAAAATATAACGGATCCTTTCTTTTTTTCCTATTCTTAAGTTACCTTCTTATCAGCTCTATAAATTGTGCCACATATTTTCAAAACAGAAAAAACGATCTGAAAGATATCTTTACCTTGGGGGTGGAAACTCCAGGTTATGGCGCAGGTCTTAGAATCGGCCCTTTAGCGGCGGGTTTCGTTTTTCAAGGCGGGGAATCCGCTCCAGGTAAAAGAGACTTAGGAAAAGGCTACGGACTTCGGAGCGGTTATTTCGGTTTATACCGGTCTCAACAATTGATCTTCGGAATTTTGGGAAGTGATACTTTTTTTCCTTTGGAAGCAGAAACACAAACGTCCGAAACGGAAGAAGCATCCGAAACAATTTCTTCGGAAACCGTAGAAGAATTCAAAAACTTGGAGAATTCGAAAACACCAGGCGATCTGGTTCCCGAGTTCTTAAATGAAAGATACAACATCAAAAGTCAAAAACTCCGTTATCTTTCGTTTTACAATATTCCCATAGCGGAAAGACGAAAGAGAAAAAAGGAAGAATTTTACAAAAGATTCATAGAAGGACAAAGTTTCGATCGGAATGATCCCGCGGTACAAAACGCATTACAAACTTTTAATAAAAGAAAAGACGGCTATCCGAAGAGTTTTCTTTATCAGATCGAAGTTTATTTGGGTATTTATGGGGGACTTAGGATCGGATTTAATCCCGCAGAACTTCTCGACTTTCTAGTCGGACTCGCGGGATTGGATTTATTAGAAGACGATACTGCAGACTAA
- a CDS encoding 1-acyl-sn-glycerol-3-phosphate acyltransferase, whose protein sequence is MEEIKSSAIISANIAVLGGGPMGIYLSAYLSPKAKEIFLWYDDRKKAAKIEKERIAAVLEDSIALPENVRVKSEFDFLKSGSWILVIAVPSRLMEGILDELIKILDKNSPHYVFAFTKGLLSISTRRKTNCITYSEYIHKLSVTGELKNVEYTAVNGPNILGELKRGHHSFYCLASSGTQSVEIFETLFGDSRSHTKTYEDLMGLEVFGVMKNPIAIACGIASGIPECGSNFEGELISLGYSEIITLLETLGIPTKPVQEYGLADLIASCTSRYSRNKAYGHRFVHKLISGEDRPNLIERIELFFNPAEFIQKEVSQSESHVEGAFALASIISLAEEKNVDIPLYSILFQILTRRVSPTELIRFVSKSTSDEVRHISKTTTKRSGLGMASGKKFQEALSKNVLRHINSQPGMTDRIVKQSSLLVKSLEKRYKEAEASKDITDLLQIPKEIQLWNEVEKKFQEKGNKDLTKILDFYVSEIADDYKPFLRDTLINLIIPIRYILNGFKSGSGLPKIGGCVKEVKALASRYDILYTPTHRSHLDSIEVAFGLKWLGLPVPRYAADKKVMATPGLANILKSLGAYMVDRKRNRNILYLECLTQYSTMMLEAGIPTLVYPEGTRSRTGGILPIKTGILSTSVEAYKHTGSEVIVVPIVLSYENVPEDEEFCGKDKKSGFKDFFYKRKEVYMDLCEPIPVSRYIHEEDPVGVIGFEITQSWRKYRRILPNQLVARLIVEAGTEVKMGELRNLIKETILTKKGNYLIRDSDEILKRGLKILRQRKIVLLKNESIKILDHNLIQYYANMCTDESP, encoded by the coding sequence ATGGAAGAAATAAAATCATCCGCAATTATATCTGCTAATATCGCAGTTTTGGGAGGCGGGCCGATGGGGATCTATCTCTCCGCGTATCTTTCTCCTAAGGCAAAAGAAATTTTTCTTTGGTACGATGATCGGAAAAAAGCCGCAAAAATCGAAAAAGAAAGAATAGCCGCGGTTCTTGAAGATTCAATCGCGCTTCCCGAAAACGTTCGTGTCAAAAGCGAATTCGACTTTTTAAAAAGCGGCTCTTGGATTCTTGTGATCGCGGTGCCTTCGAGATTGATGGAGGGAATTTTAGACGAATTGATCAAAATTTTGGATAAAAATTCCCCCCATTATGTCTTTGCCTTTACGAAAGGACTTTTATCTATCTCCACAAGAAGAAAAACAAATTGCATTACATATTCTGAATATATTCATAAACTTTCCGTTACGGGAGAATTAAAAAATGTGGAATACACCGCGGTTAACGGCCCGAATATTTTGGGAGAATTAAAACGGGGTCATCACAGTTTTTATTGTTTGGCTTCTTCTGGAACTCAATCGGTCGAAATTTTTGAAACGTTATTCGGCGATTCTCGTAGTCATACCAAAACATACGAAGATCTGATGGGTTTAGAGGTGTTCGGAGTGATGAAAAATCCGATCGCGATCGCTTGCGGAATCGCTTCGGGAATTCCCGAGTGCGGAAGTAATTTCGAAGGAGAACTGATCAGTCTAGGTTATTCGGAAATTATCACTCTTTTGGAAACGCTCGGAATTCCCACCAAGCCCGTACAAGAATATGGTCTTGCAGATTTGATTGCTTCTTGCACTTCCCGTTATAGTCGAAACAAGGCATACGGTCATCGATTTGTACATAAATTGATCTCCGGAGAAGACCGGCCTAATCTGATCGAAAGAATCGAATTGTTTTTTAATCCTGCCGAATTCATTCAAAAAGAAGTCAGTCAAAGCGAAAGTCACGTAGAGGGGGCTTTTGCGCTTGCTTCGATCATTTCTTTGGCTGAGGAAAAAAACGTAGATATTCCACTTTATAGCATTCTTTTTCAAATACTTACCAGAAGGGTTTCTCCGACGGAATTGATTCGTTTCGTTTCCAAATCCACTTCCGACGAGGTTCGTCACATTTCCAAAACCACCACAAAACGTTCCGGTTTAGGAATGGCTTCCGGTAAAAAATTTCAGGAAGCGTTGAGTAAAAATGTATTAAGGCATATCAACAGCCAACCGGGAATGACGGATCGTATCGTTAAACAATCCTCGCTTCTTGTGAAGTCATTGGAAAAAAGATATAAGGAAGCGGAAGCATCCAAGGATATTACGGATCTTTTGCAGATTCCGAAAGAGATACAACTCTGGAACGAGGTAGAAAAGAAGTTTCAGGAAAAGGGGAATAAGGATCTAACAAAAATATTAGATTTTTATGTTTCTGAAATTGCGGATGATTACAAGCCGTTCTTACGTGATACGCTCATAAACCTGATCATACCGATTCGTTACATTTTAAACGGTTTTAAATCGGGATCTGGATTGCCTAAGATCGGCGGTTGTGTCAAAGAAGTGAAAGCTTTAGCTTCGAGATACGATATTCTTTATACGCCAACTCACAGATCCCATTTGGATTCGATAGAAGTTGCTTTTGGTTTAAAATGGCTCGGACTTCCGGTGCCGCGATACGCCGCCGATAAAAAAGTAATGGCTACTCCTGGGCTTGCTAACATATTGAAGTCCCTCGGTGCTTACATGGTGGATAGAAAAAGAAATCGGAATATTCTATATTTGGAATGTTTAACTCAATATTCTACGATGATGTTGGAGGCTGGAATTCCGACTTTGGTGTATCCGGAAGGAACCCGTTCTCGAACTGGAGGGATTCTTCCGATTAAAACCGGAATTTTATCCACTTCCGTGGAGGCCTATAAACATACTGGTTCTGAAGTTATCGTAGTTCCGATTGTGTTGTCTTATGAAAACGTTCCGGAGGACGAAGAGTTTTGCGGAAAAGATAAAAAATCCGGCTTTAAAGATTTTTTCTATAAAAGAAAGGAAGTGTACATGGATCTTTGCGAACCGATTCCGGTTTCGAGATATATACACGAAGAAGATCCGGTGGGGGTTATCGGATTTGAAATTACACAAAGTTGGAGAAAATACAGGAGAATTTTACCGAATCAACTTGTGGCGCGTTTGATCGTGGAAGCGGGAACGGAAGTAAAGATGGGCGAGTTAAGGAATTTAATTAAGGAAACGATTCTGACTAAAAAAGGAAATTATCTTATTCGGGATTCCGATGAAATCTTAAAACGAGGTCTTAAGATATTAAGACAAAGAAAGATAGTTCTTTTGAAGAATGAGAGCATAAAGATATTAGATCATAATCTGATCCAATATTATGCGAATATGTGTACGGACGAATCCCCTTAA
- a CDS encoding LIC13410 family lipoprotein — MKKILSTFSILVFILVFFFCSSENKKQPPRQEFQPNSDIRMFEVGMIKEGDKRIKAEAVLGTPSVELNTQDGAILEWYLVSTDYQKNSYKTLAEKPETISEDTKFIRLTIDKKGVIKKMEYKL; from the coding sequence GTGAAAAAAATACTTTCAACGTTTTCGATTTTAGTTTTTATCTTGGTTTTTTTCTTTTGCAGTTCCGAAAATAAAAAGCAACCTCCGAGACAAGAGTTTCAGCCTAATTCCGATATTAGGATGTTCGAAGTAGGGATGATAAAGGAAGGAGACAAACGGATTAAAGCGGAAGCCGTTTTGGGAACTCCGTCGGTGGAACTGAATACGCAAGACGGCGCGATTTTAGAGTGGTATTTGGTTTCTACTGATTATCAAAAAAATTCTTATAAAACTTTGGCTGAGAAGCCCGAAACGATATCGGAAGATACAAAGTTTATCAGACTTACGATTGATAAGAAAGGCGTGATCAAAAAGATGGAATATAAACTTTAA
- a CDS encoding helix-turn-helix domain-containing protein: MYKNPNFKTFILLFGFSFSSIFAHTEPVVLLDQDVSSKNISSLIEYRYRDQKFAGCSPNHIDGLEDLEWHSISANVLRVKRTSFGNWLRFSIQNSESTIQSRILLLGWLNVPDTQLCFFDKNGKFVTVKSGYSNPTTDERVLTTLPHFRIDLQPNENRIFYLFVLSNEDINYRIRIMGLEEFELHKRLKFIISYSIAGIVGFAILYSFFGYYRFKNSTFIFFPLYVLSIIVTFYFLHGRTFAEIFGNANNLFRHSYFLFLGISYVFLFLYLFSIDKTNQKKVYRSVFFWIAGALGILYSLIPLLQSWYDHRILLLVATVGFSSFYFIRVHYQFFSSNSSIGLLYTTSWAIFLVLDTYKTIFHFDFYPFNYFSVFGVVLFFPFHSILVSFSLNEFFNRKRNQEIGEKESAQTRKSITSSLNVNEVVRNIKDLLEKKKVFLQKSLKEENIAKELGLSLHQLSEIVNVEFGNNFPSLINQYRIEEAKKLLLDHPEKTTSEIGSRAGFSSKSTFYMEFKKLTGTNPNAYRRKKLKSEAVFSKKI; the protein is encoded by the coding sequence ATGTATAAGAATCCAAATTTTAAAACTTTCATTCTTCTGTTTGGCTTTTCTTTTTCTTCAATTTTTGCACACACCGAACCTGTGGTATTACTTGATCAAGATGTCTCTTCAAAAAATATCAGTTCTCTTATCGAATACCGATATAGGGATCAAAAATTTGCAGGTTGTTCCCCGAATCATATCGATGGTCTAGAAGATTTAGAATGGCATTCGATTTCAGCCAACGTTCTCAGAGTGAAAAGGACTTCTTTCGGAAATTGGTTACGCTTCAGCATTCAAAATTCTGAATCTACAATTCAGAGTAGAATTCTTCTACTCGGCTGGTTGAATGTTCCTGATACTCAACTTTGTTTTTTTGATAAAAATGGAAAATTCGTCACCGTAAAATCGGGCTATTCAAATCCTACAACGGATGAAAGGGTTCTCACAACATTACCACATTTTAGAATAGATTTGCAACCGAACGAAAATAGAATTTTTTATCTTTTTGTGTTATCAAACGAGGATATCAATTATCGAATCCGGATTATGGGTTTAGAAGAATTCGAACTTCACAAAAGGCTTAAATTCATTATTTCCTATTCGATCGCCGGAATCGTTGGATTTGCAATTCTCTATTCTTTTTTCGGCTATTACCGATTTAAGAATTCGACTTTCATTTTTTTTCCGTTATACGTACTTTCGATCATCGTCACTTTTTACTTTCTTCATGGACGTACTTTTGCCGAAATTTTCGGAAACGCAAATAATCTATTTCGGCACAGCTACTTCTTATTTCTCGGGATCTCTTACGTGTTTTTATTTTTATATCTATTCTCAATCGACAAAACCAATCAGAAGAAAGTTTATCGCTCGGTGTTCTTTTGGATCGCAGGAGCATTGGGAATTTTATATTCTCTAATCCCTCTCCTACAATCTTGGTATGATCACAGAATTCTTCTTTTAGTCGCGACTGTCGGTTTTTCTTCTTTTTACTTTATTCGAGTTCACTATCAATTCTTCAGTTCCAATTCTTCAATCGGATTACTTTACACAACTTCTTGGGCCATATTTCTTGTTTTAGACACATACAAAACGATTTTCCATTTTGATTTTTATCCGTTTAATTATTTTTCGGTGTTTGGAGTCGTACTCTTTTTTCCTTTTCACTCGATTTTAGTAAGTTTTTCGTTAAACGAGTTTTTCAATCGAAAAAGAAACCAAGAAATAGGGGAAAAAGAATCGGCGCAAACCAGAAAATCAATTACAAGTTCCTTAAATGTAAACGAGGTCGTTCGAAATATTAAGGATCTTTTAGAAAAGAAGAAAGTTTTCCTTCAAAAATCTTTAAAAGAAGAAAATATAGCCAAAGAACTCGGATTAAGTCTTCACCAACTTTCAGAAATCGTCAACGTAGAGTTTGGAAATAATTTTCCCTCCCTAATCAATCAATATAGGATCGAAGAAGCTAAAAAACTTCTTTTAGATCATCCAGAAAAAACAACTTCGGAAATCGGGAGCCGCGCTGGATTCAGCTCCAAATCCACGTTCTATATGGAATTTAAAAAGCTCACCGGAACCAATCCGAATGCCTACCGTAGAAAAAAACTCAAAAGCGAAGCCGTTTTCAGTAAAAAAATTTAG
- a CDS encoding alginate export family protein: protein MISNQKKHTTKTKIMFILFFLSFFFESEILFSQATPTNAGPVVTTETKPTTEEKLDHFDFVSPMKKNGISPEYNRHMFIDPDLSKTVNKYSNKLWINDWIKLGFYLRPRYESRNNLNFDKSNHAYTDRIMQTSAFYFLIDPNPYVTFKITIQDTRVWGGVSPANVGDIRSGFFSNTPTLSSDPNIPGKPNNSIAPNNTSIREAFVMIQKLPLEAKMQIGRQIWAYGDQRMIGGGNWTINGLSYDGARIMFDYENFSSHFFAARPYWAQSGVNGVLSSNDPKVNSTPGNTNSSASQSDTTLFGTYNTFKILNEIVLDVYNINVVKKWIPQTTPASVADDVLAINRKRQNDQLYTTGFRLTNRTNKNNLPEGKAWDWTFESAWQNGYNGQRIHKRFLGYDLPGAIEGINLADTKTERIKYSGHFHVAQSGYTFLEKLRLGLQYMYASGDNNRTDGSFSTFQTLVNPRFGVIPYWNNVAGLSENIDMKNLSSWNANLTYKSNKWGMFQIAYIINDKVQKNDAWYAINGGANSIAGSVLSSPVATSTNASGNISSAGSTENYTGNAFTQSYSTGRNIYNELDLTWIFQVNDNVSIWTGAGFLIAGNSIRNYRNSPLFYNGTTNQFELNTAALMKQHTSDKNASVFFFQMNAAL, encoded by the coding sequence ATGATTTCAAATCAAAAAAAACACACTACGAAAACGAAAATAATGTTTATTTTGTTTTTTCTCTCTTTCTTTTTCGAAAGTGAGATTTTGTTTTCTCAGGCTACTCCGACAAACGCAGGGCCTGTCGTTACAACGGAAACGAAACCTACGACGGAGGAAAAATTGGATCATTTTGATTTTGTTTCTCCGATGAAAAAAAACGGAATTAGTCCCGAGTACAATCGGCACATGTTTATCGATCCGGATCTCTCTAAGACAGTAAACAAATACTCGAATAAACTTTGGATCAATGATTGGATCAAATTAGGTTTTTATCTGAGACCCAGATACGAATCTAGAAATAATCTCAACTTTGATAAGTCCAATCACGCTTATACGGATCGAATCATGCAGACTTCTGCATTTTATTTTCTCATCGATCCGAATCCTTATGTGACTTTTAAAATTACCATTCAAGATACCAGAGTTTGGGGCGGTGTATCTCCTGCAAATGTCGGAGACATTCGTTCGGGATTTTTCAGCAATACTCCGACTCTTAGCTCGGATCCGAATATTCCGGGAAAACCGAACAATTCAATCGCTCCCAACAATACAAGTATTAGAGAAGCCTTTGTAATGATTCAAAAACTTCCTTTGGAAGCTAAAATGCAGATTGGTCGGCAGATTTGGGCCTACGGTGATCAAAGAATGATCGGCGGAGGAAACTGGACGATCAACGGTTTATCCTACGACGGCGCCCGAATTATGTTCGATTACGAGAATTTTAGTTCTCACTTTTTTGCCGCGAGACCTTATTGGGCTCAAAGCGGTGTGAACGGTGTTCTTTCTTCCAACGATCCAAAGGTCAATTCTACTCCGGGAAACACGAATTCTTCCGCTTCTCAATCGGACACAACCCTTTTCGGTACATACAATACGTTCAAAATCTTGAATGAAATAGTTTTAGATGTTTATAATATAAATGTGGTCAAGAAGTGGATTCCTCAAACGACTCCCGCTTCCGTTGCGGACGACGTTCTTGCAATCAATCGTAAAAGGCAAAACGATCAACTTTATACGACCGGTTTCAGACTCACTAATAGAACCAATAAAAACAATCTTCCCGAAGGAAAGGCTTGGGATTGGACCTTCGAAAGCGCATGGCAGAACGGTTACAACGGTCAAAGAATTCATAAACGATTTTTAGGTTACGACCTCCCGGGCGCGATCGAAGGTATAAACCTTGCCGATACGAAAACCGAAAGGATCAAGTATTCCGGCCATTTTCATGTCGCTCAAAGTGGTTATACCTTTCTGGAGAAGTTAAGGTTGGGATTACAATACATGTACGCCTCCGGCGATAATAACCGAACGGATGGAAGTTTTTCCACTTTCCAAACTCTTGTGAACCCTCGTTTCGGAGTAATTCCTTATTGGAATAACGTAGCCGGCCTTTCCGAAAATATCGATATGAAAAACTTAAGTTCCTGGAATGCGAACCTTACCTACAAAAGCAACAAGTGGGGAATGTTTCAAATAGCGTATATCATCAACGATAAGGTTCAGAAAAACGACGCTTGGTATGCGATCAACGGGGGCGCGAACTCGATCGCAGGTTCTGTACTTTCTTCTCCAGTAGCAACGTCGACTAACGCGTCCGGGAATATTTCTTCCGCGGGTTCTACGGAAAATTATACGGGAAACGCTTTCACGCAATCGTATTCTACGGGTAGAAACATTTATAACGAATTGGATCTAACGTGGATATTTCAGGTGAACGATAATGTGTCTATTTGGACAGGTGCGGGTTTTTTGATCGCGGGAAATTCGATTCGAAATTATAGAAACAGTCCCTTGTTCTACAATGGAACGACGAACCAGTTTGAATTAAATACTGCGGCGTTGATGAAACAGCATACCTCTGACAAAAACGCGAGCGTATTCTTCTTTCAGATGAACGCCGCGCTCTAG
- a CDS encoding sodium-dependent bicarbonate transport family permease yields MNTHAILENVLNPPVLFFFLGMGVVFFKSDLVIPESLSKFFSMYLLFAIGFKGGHELSKTAFTQEHFFTLIACSIMAILVPIYAYFILKIKLDKHNAAALAGSFGSISAVTFVTAGAFLHNLKVEYGGFIVAGMALMESPAIVIAVILDRLNKNKMNGGSKINWRALFHEALFGSSIYLLVGALIVGYITGDSGWKAEKVFADDLFKGILTFFLLDMGISAARRFKELAHVGFFLIITAIVLMVVNATVGLILTKVIGMPIGDALMFVVLCASASYIAVPAAMKDMIPEANPSIYLTVALSIVFPINIIAGIPLYYYFVTLT; encoded by the coding sequence ATGAACACACACGCAATTTTAGAAAACGTATTAAACCCGCCGGTATTGTTTTTCTTTCTCGGTATGGGTGTGGTTTTTTTCAAATCAGACTTGGTTATACCCGAATCGCTGTCTAAGTTCTTTTCAATGTATCTTCTTTTTGCCATTGGCTTTAAGGGGGGGCACGAGTTGTCCAAAACCGCATTTACCCAAGAACATTTTTTCACTTTAATTGCTTGTTCGATTATGGCCATTTTGGTTCCGATATACGCGTACTTCATTTTGAAAATTAAACTTGATAAACATAATGCCGCCGCTTTGGCCGGTTCTTTCGGGTCCATTAGTGCGGTTACTTTTGTAACCGCGGGCGCGTTCTTACACAATCTCAAAGTCGAATACGGCGGCTTTATCGTTGCGGGAATGGCTTTGATGGAATCCCCTGCGATCGTAATCGCGGTAATATTAGATCGTTTGAACAAAAATAAAATGAATGGCGGAAGTAAAATCAATTGGAGAGCATTGTTCCACGAGGCTCTTTTTGGCTCTTCGATTTATCTTCTAGTTGGGGCGTTGATCGTAGGTTATATCACGGGTGATTCTGGTTGGAAAGCCGAGAAAGTATTTGCGGATGATTTATTTAAGGGAATTCTTACATTCTTTCTTTTGGATATGGGAATTTCCGCGGCTCGTAGATTCAAAGAACTTGCTCATGTCGGATTCTTTTTGATTATAACGGCTATTGTTTTGATGGTTGTAAATGCAACAGTAGGTTTAATTCTTACTAAAGTTATTGGAATGCCTATTGGGGACGCTCTCATGTTCGTTGTTCTTTGTGCTTCCGCTTCTTATATTGCGGTGCCTGCCGCTATGAAAGATATGATTCCCGAAGCGAACCCGAGTATTTATCTTACAGTCGCACTTTCTATCGTATTTCCGATCAACATAATTGCCGGTATTCCGCTCTATTATTATTTCGTAACTTTAACTTAA
- the purT gene encoding formate-dependent phosphoribosylglycinamide formyltransferase, translating into MKKKILLLGSGELGKEFVIAAQRLGQYVIAVDSYDNAPAMQVAHEKEIINMLDGNLLDQVVEKHKPDLIVPEIEAIKTERFYEYEKQGYQIVPSAKAANFTMNRKSIRDLAAKDLKLPTAKYLYASSEEELIKATEILGFPCVVKPLMSSSGKGQSVIKSPKDISKAWEASQTKGRTGTTEIIVEEFISFKSEITLLTVTQKNGKTLFCPPIGHRQERGDYQESWQPAEISEAQLKEAQKMAGAVTKELTGFGIWGVEFFLTEDQVYFSELSPRPHDTGMVTLAGTQNFNEFELHIRAILGIPISEITQERKGASAVILASTDGKIPETKGLDIASEMPESDFRIFGKPITRPYRRMGVALSYSSKGEGTSSLRKRAILLASKIKVD; encoded by the coding sequence ATGAAAAAGAAAATTCTTCTTTTAGGATCCGGGGAACTCGGTAAAGAATTCGTCATCGCAGCACAAAGATTAGGACAATACGTAATTGCCGTCGATTCTTATGACAACGCGCCCGCTATGCAGGTTGCTCACGAAAAAGAAATTATCAACATGCTAGACGGCAACCTTTTGGATCAAGTCGTAGAAAAACATAAACCGGATCTGATTGTTCCCGAAATCGAGGCGATTAAAACCGAACGTTTCTACGAATATGAAAAACAAGGCTATCAGATAGTTCCCTCCGCTAAAGCCGCTAATTTCACAATGAATCGGAAATCAATTCGCGATCTTGCGGCAAAAGATTTAAAACTTCCTACTGCAAAATATTTATATGCTTCCTCGGAAGAGGAATTGATAAAAGCAACCGAAATATTAGGTTTTCCTTGTGTGGTCAAACCCCTCATGTCTTCTTCCGGAAAAGGACAGTCAGTCATCAAATCCCCGAAAGATATTTCCAAAGCATGGGAGGCTTCTCAAACTAAAGGCCGTACGGGCACCACGGAAATCATCGTGGAAGAATTCATTTCTTTCAAATCAGAGATCACACTTCTAACGGTTACGCAGAAAAATGGCAAAACGCTTTTCTGTCCACCGATCGGTCATAGGCAGGAAAGAGGAGATTATCAGGAAAGTTGGCAACCGGCAGAAATTTCCGAAGCTCAATTGAAAGAAGCGCAAAAAATGGCGGGAGCGGTAACAAAAGAACTGACAGGTTTCGGTATTTGGGGCGTGGAATTTTTTTTAACCGAAGATCAGGTCTATTTTTCGGAACTTTCTCCGAGGCCGCATGACACTGGTATGGTTACGTTAGCCGGAACACAAAACTTCAACGAGTTTGAACTTCACATTCGTGCGATTTTAGGAATTCCGATTTCCGAAATCACTCAAGAAAGAAAAGGCGCAAGCGCTGTAATTCTTGCGAGTACGGACGGTAAAATTCCGGAAACAAAAGGATTAGATATCGCATCAGAAATGCCCGAATCAGATTTCAGAATTTTCGGAAAACCGATCACAAGACCTTACCGTAGGATGGGAGTCGCCCTCTCTTATTCCTCAAAAGGAGAAGGAACTTCCTCTCTTCGCAAGCGTGCGATTCTTTTAGCTTCTAAAATTAAAGTCGATTAA